A single region of the Ignavibacteria bacterium genome encodes:
- the mfd gene encoding transcription-repair coupling factor: protein MIDKIRKLVNDSMLFKDSINSTDRERFVTGLSSSLLSFFISYLQKEQYQKVIFISSYIDKIYKIKGDIDTIADTDNVSIYSKDKNTESEEHTRTLNFLSNSNDFIVLVHTDSLPKKLIGKSKYKESLLTLKKNDEFLFEELTQKLEEYKFVKRDFVDEVGDYSVRGGIIDLFPEHYDSPIRLEFFGENIESIREFDIRSQRSLKELNEVTIGINLSFRDESNEDENGEYSIADYIAEDTIILVDERDTITDEDFWDKIKRNKKIYISAFRTDASHDFGGRVQPDFNSNVKLLFNNLQENISKGYTVFLLSSDIHQSDRLKSLIFDAEEDYLIEEKIQEKVSDKIIFCDESLQEGFIYPSEKLIVYTEHQIFGRYFRQTKKRKRRFRGMTFDEVKELKLGDYVVHRDFGVGVYSGLRKIKVGNNQQEVAKLSYAGGDVIFLNLNYVNLINKYSAGEGVSPKLTRLGGGEWLKVKENAKKKVKDIARDLILLYAKRKSATGHSFSPDSHWQRELEASFMYEDTPDQFSATEDVKNDMMNVNPMDRLVCGDVGFGKTEVAVRAAFKSVLDNKQVAVLVPTTILAVQHYNTFRDRLNAFAVEVQVISRMQKRKEQKEILENLAEGKVNILIGTHRILSKDIKFKDLGLLIIDEEQRFGVKAKEKLRALQPNIDTLTLTATPIPRTLNFSLLGARDLSVINTPPKNRKPIITEIISFKWSMIADIIKKEIERGGQVYFVNDKISELYDYADKLKEYIPYAKCGIAHGQMDGVELEDVVVDFIEKKLNVLFCTKIIESGLDIPNVNTIIINNANMYGLSELYQLRGRVGRSDTQAYAYFISPPAGKLTKTAIRRLQAIEEYTELGSGFNLAMRDMEIRGVGNLLGKDQSGFVHQMGFEMFIDIIDEAVSELKENEFKEIFKEEESLKKISDKIKKREEYVPAVIENDFNALIPEDYVENDTERLNIYKRLYEVKNKSELKVIEEELKDRFGGYSYEVGNLLRVIEIKIRATEIGLEKINISGDEMLLYFPEEKGHRIFTSDFFDNLIKKLSAAKSNKFNFVNNKKRLIVQVNLNSKEEDERIEEIRKLIDELLLGSAVF from the coding sequence ATGATTGATAAGATAAGAAAGTTAGTTAACGATTCGATGTTATTTAAAGATAGCATTAATTCAACAGACAGGGAACGATTCGTTACCGGTTTGAGCAGCTCGCTATTGTCATTTTTTATTTCATACCTGCAGAAAGAACAATATCAAAAGGTAATATTTATCTCTTCATATATTGATAAGATATATAAGATAAAAGGTGACATTGATACAATTGCAGATACAGATAACGTGTCAATCTATTCAAAAGATAAGAATACAGAAAGCGAAGAACACACACGAACACTTAACTTTCTATCAAATTCAAATGATTTCATTGTACTCGTACATACAGATTCGCTACCGAAAAAGCTAATCGGTAAATCAAAGTACAAGGAGTCTCTTTTAACTCTAAAGAAAAACGATGAATTCCTGTTTGAAGAACTGACACAGAAGCTTGAAGAATATAAATTTGTTAAGAGAGACTTTGTTGATGAGGTTGGGGATTATTCCGTTAGAGGAGGGATAATTGATTTATTCCCTGAGCATTATGACTCTCCGATTCGGCTTGAGTTCTTTGGGGAGAACATTGAGTCTATAAGAGAGTTTGACATAAGGAGTCAGCGTTCGTTAAAGGAGCTGAATGAAGTAACGATAGGAATAAACCTCAGCTTTCGGGATGAGAGTAACGAAGATGAAAACGGTGAGTATTCGATAGCAGATTATATTGCTGAAGATACGATAATTTTAGTTGATGAGAGGGATACAATAACTGATGAGGATTTTTGGGATAAAATAAAGCGGAACAAGAAGATTTATATATCTGCGTTTAGAACTGATGCTTCACATGATTTTGGCGGCAGGGTTCAGCCTGATTTTAATTCTAATGTGAAATTACTATTCAACAACCTTCAAGAAAATATATCGAAAGGATATACAGTTTTCTTATTAAGCTCAGATATTCATCAGTCCGACAGGCTCAAGAGTCTCATCTTTGATGCTGAAGAGGATTATTTAATTGAGGAAAAGATACAGGAAAAAGTATCTGATAAAATTATATTCTGTGATGAATCACTACAAGAAGGGTTTATCTATCCGTCTGAGAAACTGATTGTATATACAGAGCATCAGATATTCGGAAGGTATTTCCGACAGACCAAGAAGCGGAAGAGAAGATTTCGCGGAATGACTTTCGATGAGGTAAAAGAACTAAAACTTGGTGATTATGTCGTTCACAGGGATTTCGGGGTAGGTGTGTATTCAGGGCTTAGAAAAATAAAAGTAGGAAATAATCAACAGGAAGTAGCGAAGCTTTCATATGCGGGAGGTGATGTAATATTTCTTAATCTGAATTACGTTAATCTTATAAATAAGTATTCTGCCGGCGAAGGTGTTTCTCCAAAGCTTACAAGGCTTGGGGGCGGTGAGTGGTTAAAGGTAAAAGAAAATGCAAAGAAGAAGGTTAAAGATATTGCGAGAGATTTAATTCTTCTTTATGCAAAGAGGAAGTCAGCGACCGGCCATTCATTTTCTCCTGATTCCCACTGGCAGAGAGAACTGGAAGCGAGTTTTATGTATGAAGATACACCAGACCAGTTTTCAGCAACTGAAGATGTAAAGAACGATATGATGAATGTTAATCCAATGGACAGGCTCGTTTGCGGAGATGTAGGATTTGGCAAGACAGAAGTTGCAGTCAGGGCGGCTTTCAAATCTGTGCTGGATAATAAACAAGTTGCAGTGCTTGTACCTACTACTATACTTGCTGTTCAGCATTATAATACATTCAGGGACAGATTGAATGCATTTGCAGTAGAGGTTCAGGTAATTTCAAGGATGCAAAAGAGAAAGGAACAGAAGGAAATACTTGAGAATCTTGCTGAGGGTAAGGTTAATATTTTGATAGGTACGCATAGGATACTTTCAAAAGATATTAAGTTTAAGGATTTGGGACTATTGATAATCGATGAAGAGCAGAGGTTTGGTGTGAAGGCAAAGGAAAAGTTGAGGGCGTTGCAGCCAAATATTGATACTTTAACACTAACAGCAACACCGATACCGAGAACATTGAATTTTTCACTGCTGGGAGCGAGGGATTTATCCGTGATAAATACACCGCCAAAGAACAGAAAACCAATTATTACTGAGATAATAAGTTTCAAGTGGTCAATGATTGCTGATATTATAAAGAAAGAGATTGAAAGAGGGGGGCAGGTATACTTTGTAAATGACAAGATATCAGAATTGTATGACTATGCGGATAAACTAAAGGAATATATCCCATATGCTAAGTGTGGAATTGCACACGGGCAGATGGACGGTGTTGAACTTGAAGATGTGGTAGTTGATTTTATCGAGAAGAAACTAAACGTTCTATTCTGCACAAAGATAATTGAATCCGGGTTGGATATTCCAAATGTTAACACAATAATTATTAATAATGCTAACATGTACGGGCTTTCAGAGTTATATCAGTTAAGGGGAAGGGTCGGAAGGAGTGATACTCAGGCGTATGCGTATTTTATATCGCCGCCCGCAGGTAAACTTACAAAGACGGCGATAAGGAGACTACAGGCAATTGAAGAATATACGGAGCTTGGTTCGGGATTTAATCTTGCGATGAGGGATATGGAAATAAGAGGAGTAGGGAATCTGCTGGGAAAGGACCAGAGCGGGTTTGTCCATCAGATGGGGTTTGAGATGTTTATTGATATTATTGATGAAGCAGTATCAGAATTAAAAGAGAATGAATTCAAAGAAATATTTAAAGAAGAAGAATCGCTTAAGAAGATAAGCGACAAGATAAAGAAACGCGAGGAGTATGTACCAGCTGTGATAGAGAATGATTTTAATGCTTTGATACCTGAAGATTACGTGGAGAATGACACGGAAAGACTTAATATATATAAGAGATTGTATGAAGTGAAGAATAAATCAGAGCTGAAAGTAATTGAGGAAGAATTAAAGGACAGGTTCGGAGGGTATTCCTATGAGGTCGGCAACCTGCTTAGAGTGATAGAGATAAAAATAAGAGCAACAGAGATAGGGCTTGAGAAGATAAATATAAGCGGGGATGAGATGCTGCTGTATTTCCCAGAGGAAAAGGGGCACAGAATATTTACGAGTGATTTTTTTGACAATCTTATAAAGAAGCTTTCAGCAGCGAAATCGAATAAGTTTAATTTTGTGAACAACAAGAAAAGGCTGATAGTACAAGTGAATCTAAATTCAAAAGAGGAAGATGAGAGGATTGAAGAAATAAGGAAACTTATAGATGAATTGCTGCTAGGCAGTGCAGTTTTTTAG
- the rsmA gene encoding 16S rRNA (adenine(1518)-N(6)/adenine(1519)-N(6))-dimethyltransferase RsmA, which translates to MLSSKSKYEKYKPKKRFGQNFLVDDNIARKIVKSLEIKEEDTVIEIGPGQGALTKHLTKETKRFIAVEIDTKVSEELKNKGYNVAVKDFLQFDFEEDIPRELRGSDIKVIGNIPYNITSGILFKLLDSKVKINSCVIMIQREVAERLVANVNTKQYGILAVQFQAMAKVKQLFNVPPTAFFPKPDVTSSVIRITFSESENRIDNINVFKEFVRSAFSKRRKTLKNSLNDFFEKYSLNINDYDFDFSRRAESLTVREFIDLSNITAQKINLG; encoded by the coding sequence ATGCTTTCGAGCAAGAGCAAATATGAGAAATATAAACCTAAGAAAAGGTTCGGTCAAAATTTTCTTGTGGATGACAACATAGCAAGAAAGATAGTAAAATCGCTGGAGATAAAAGAAGAGGATACAGTAATAGAAATAGGTCCCGGGCAGGGAGCGCTGACAAAACATCTAACAAAGGAAACGAAAAGATTTATTGCTGTAGAGATTGATACTAAAGTATCTGAAGAATTGAAGAATAAGGGATATAATGTAGCAGTAAAAGATTTTCTTCAATTCGATTTTGAAGAAGATATTCCGAGGGAATTGAGGGGCTCAGATATAAAGGTAATTGGGAATATTCCATATAATATTACTTCAGGTATTCTGTTCAAACTTTTGGACAGTAAGGTTAAAATAAATTCTTGCGTGATTATGATACAAAGAGAGGTGGCGGAACGTTTAGTAGCAAATGTTAATACGAAGCAGTATGGAATTCTCGCAGTCCAATTTCAGGCAATGGCTAAAGTTAAACAACTGTTTAATGTACCGCCAACAGCATTCTTTCCTAAACCGGATGTTACTTCAAGCGTAATAAGGATTACGTTCAGCGAAAGTGAAAACAGGATTGATAATATTAATGTGTTTAAAGAGTTTGTTAGAAGTGCTTTCAGTAAAAGGAGAAAGACGTTAAAGAACTCACTTAATGATTTCTTTGAGAAATATTCGTTGAATATTAATGATTATGACTTTGATTTCTCACGAAGGGCAGAGTCGCTAACAGTAAGAGAGTTTATAGATTTAAGCAATATCACAGCTCAAAAGATTAATCTGGGCTAA
- a CDS encoding penicillin acylase family protein, whose amino-acid sequence MYYKDNKILYNIIGAVLVIIVVSVTLYYQFNKLTQRSFYDETGKKSVIGLTNSSEIVFDSYGVPHITCSNEDDLFFSLGYMHAQDRLWQMDLIRRIAEGRLSEIFGMDVLEYDKLFRTIGISRFAYTLYEGISPKSKQILSSYSKGVNEFISQNNRKLPLEFDILNYKPEEWKPEHSLMVIRMMGWQLNLSWMTEYMFGEITNKYGFEKAKDFFPNYPEDGPFIIKGEKKNSGSLNSNGFGKSNFALLGRGFFESVISYRNYFGLLGTQIGSNSWVVNGVKTEGGKPILANDPHLVLQAPSNWYEVVLKNQGDNTFVCGFSIPGAPGVAIGSNGEISWGITNLMNDDSDFMILKRDSVYTNKYRLNNTLYNIDSTEEYIKIKDIKDEVPLTIYNTIAGPVVSKLEKVQFTGESNFKTNDKEILTLRWTGYELSDEINAFYDVYHSRNWKEFKSSLSGFGLPASNFTYADVNGNIGYQAAGKVPIRENDYVLNGSVPNLGEMEWKGFINQEDLPSVYNPQENFIVTANNKAEKDLKIYISNLYEPQYRAKRIEEVLKSKQSMNSQDFILLQNDVVSLQAKEYFGYVLDAYKDSSKVTTEEMKILNMIKKWDYNLNKLSGLATLFAEFELQLYIELYKYKLGEKLFFDYIYLNNIPIRNTSKLLKENSSWIIGDPKDSTKKEPRDVLIKKVFKAAISKCVERFGSSEPETWEWGEVHQVIIRHPMGSVPALGKTLNIGPIEVNGTGTTVNNTQYSFQKAIQKQEFECFVGASTRFVFDFNEPKYYYSVLPSGQSGQPEHRNYANQTKLWSNAEYKKVYLDSEELKRSSEDVKVLILTP is encoded by the coding sequence ATGTACTACAAGGATAACAAAATACTTTATAATATAATAGGTGCTGTCTTAGTTATAATCGTAGTCAGTGTTACCCTCTATTACCAGTTTAATAAATTGACACAAAGATCATTTTATGATGAAACCGGTAAAAAATCTGTAATAGGTTTAACAAACAGTTCTGAAATTGTTTTTGACAGCTACGGTGTACCGCATATTACATGCAGCAATGAGGATGACCTGTTCTTTTCACTCGGGTACATGCATGCACAGGACAGGTTATGGCAAATGGATTTGATAAGAAGAATAGCCGAAGGAAGACTTTCAGAAATATTTGGGATGGATGTACTTGAATATGATAAACTTTTCAGGACGATTGGAATATCGAGGTTTGCATACACACTTTACGAAGGGATATCACCAAAATCAAAACAAATACTCTCAAGTTATTCAAAGGGTGTGAATGAATTTATAAGTCAGAATAATAGAAAACTTCCGCTGGAATTTGATATTCTGAATTACAAACCCGAAGAATGGAAACCCGAGCATTCACTCATGGTGATAAGAATGATGGGCTGGCAGTTAAATTTATCGTGGATGACAGAATATATGTTCGGAGAAATCACCAATAAATACGGATTTGAAAAAGCAAAAGATTTTTTTCCTAATTACCCCGAAGACGGACCATTTATTATAAAGGGAGAAAAAAAGAATTCCGGCAGTTTAAATTCAAATGGTTTTGGAAAGAGTAATTTTGCATTACTTGGCAGAGGGTTTTTTGAGAGCGTTATCTCCTATAGGAATTATTTTGGTTTACTGGGAACACAGATTGGAAGTAATTCCTGGGTTGTGAATGGAGTAAAAACTGAGGGTGGAAAACCTATCCTTGCAAACGACCCGCATCTTGTCTTACAAGCTCCTTCAAATTGGTATGAAGTAGTATTAAAAAATCAAGGTGACAACACATTTGTATGCGGATTTTCTATTCCGGGAGCTCCGGGAGTAGCTATAGGTTCAAACGGTGAGATAAGCTGGGGAATAACGAATCTAATGAACGATGATTCGGATTTTATGATTCTTAAAAGGGATTCAGTATATACAAACAAGTACAGACTTAATAATACTCTTTACAATATAGACAGCACCGAAGAATATATTAAGATTAAAGATATTAAAGATGAGGTCCCACTCACGATTTACAATACAATTGCAGGCCCGGTCGTTTCAAAACTTGAAAAAGTACAATTTACGGGAGAGAGCAACTTTAAAACAAATGATAAAGAAATACTGACACTTCGATGGACCGGGTACGAGTTAAGCGATGAAATAAATGCATTTTATGATGTTTACCATTCCCGGAACTGGAAAGAGTTTAAGTCTTCTCTTAGTGGTTTCGGATTACCCGCATCAAATTTTACTTACGCTGATGTAAACGGAAATATAGGATATCAGGCGGCAGGTAAGGTTCCTATAAGAGAGAATGATTATGTTCTCAATGGTTCGGTACCAAATTTAGGGGAAATGGAATGGAAGGGTTTTATAAATCAAGAAGACTTGCCTTCGGTTTATAATCCTCAGGAGAATTTTATAGTAACTGCAAACAATAAAGCAGAGAAAGATTTAAAAATTTACATCTCAAATCTATATGAACCGCAATACAGGGCAAAGAGAATTGAAGAAGTTCTTAAATCGAAACAGAGCATGAATTCTCAAGATTTTATACTATTACAGAACGATGTTGTAAGTCTTCAGGCAAAAGAATATTTCGGTTATGTACTCGATGCATACAAGGATTCATCAAAAGTTACTACTGAGGAGATGAAGATATTAAATATGATAAAGAAATGGGATTACAATCTGAACAAGCTTAGTGGCCTTGCCACACTATTTGCGGAATTTGAATTACAGCTTTACATAGAACTTTATAAGTATAAACTTGGAGAAAAGCTTTTCTTTGATTATATATATTTGAATAATATACCTATTCGTAACACTTCAAAACTTCTTAAGGAAAATTCTTCATGGATTATCGGAGATCCCAAAGACTCAACGAAAAAAGAACCAAGGGATGTATTAATAAAAAAAGTTTTTAAAGCAGCTATTAGTAAATGCGTGGAAAGATTCGGATCTTCAGAGCCGGAGACATGGGAATGGGGTGAGGTTCACCAGGTTATTATAAGACATCCGATGGGAAGTGTACCCGCGTTGGGGAAAACTCTTAACATAGGTCCTATTGAAGTTAACGGAACCGGTACAACAGTTAATAACACACAGTATTCGTTCCAAAAGGCAATACAAAAACAAGAGTTCGAATGTTTTGTGGGAGCATCAACGAGGTTTGTTTTTGATTTTAATGAACCAAAGTATTATTACTCTGTACTGCCATCCGGACAATCGGGTCAACCGGAGCACAGGAACTACGCGAATCAGACAAAGTTATGGTCAAATGCCGAGTATAAGAAAGTATATTTAGATTCAGAGGAGCTTAAAAGAAGTTCGGAAGATGTAAAAGTTCTTATTCTTACACCTTAA
- a CDS encoding methylenetetrahydrofolate reductase: MKVIEHLEKAKNPLISYEIIPPLRGGDINSLFETLEGLISLDPPFIDVTSHSAEVQYEETPSGEIRKKVKRKRPGTIGISVAIKNKFNIDTVPHILCSGFTKEETEDALIELNYLGIENVLAIQGDDKGFKKPVPKGKTTNNYAVDLVAQITDMNKGHYLEADLLDASPTDFCIGIAGYPEKHFESPNLIADIEIVRSKIKAGANYIVTQMFYDNKHYFNYVDLCRKENFNIPVIPGLKIITTKKHLTSLPRDFYIDIPEDLYKEIMEADDKHVIDVGVEWACKQVEELLNSKVPAVHFYILQNSKPIQMLFKKLKL, encoded by the coding sequence ATGAAGGTAATTGAACATTTAGAAAAAGCAAAGAATCCGTTAATAAGTTATGAGATAATTCCACCTCTTAGAGGAGGGGACATTAACTCATTGTTTGAAACCCTTGAAGGATTAATTAGTCTGGATCCGCCATTTATAGATGTAACATCTCATTCTGCGGAAGTCCAGTATGAAGAGACTCCATCCGGCGAAATAAGAAAGAAAGTAAAGAGAAAACGACCGGGAACAATTGGTATCAGCGTAGCAATAAAGAATAAATTTAATATCGATACCGTACCTCATATACTTTGCAGCGGGTTTACCAAAGAGGAGACAGAAGATGCACTTATTGAACTGAATTATCTCGGCATTGAGAATGTACTTGCCATTCAGGGAGATGACAAAGGTTTCAAGAAACCTGTTCCTAAAGGAAAGACCACCAATAACTACGCAGTTGATCTCGTTGCTCAGATAACCGACATGAATAAAGGACATTATCTTGAAGCTGACCTTCTTGATGCTTCTCCAACAGATTTCTGCATAGGTATTGCGGGATATCCTGAGAAACATTTTGAGTCTCCGAATTTAATAGCCGATATTGAGATTGTCAGGTCAAAAATTAAAGCAGGAGCAAATTACATTGTCACTCAGATGTTTTATGATAATAAACATTATTTTAACTATGTAGATTTGTGCCGAAAGGAAAATTTTAATATTCCGGTAATTCCCGGTTTGAAAATAATAACAACAAAGAAACACCTTACAAGCCTTCCGAGAGACTTTTATATTGATATCCCTGAAGATCTTTACAAGGAAATAATGGAAGCTGATGATAAACATGTGATAGATGTTGGTGTAGAATGGGCATGTAAGCAGGTAGAAGAACTGTTAAATTCAAAAGTACCGGCAGTTCACTTCTATATTTTACAGAACAGCAAGCCTATCCAGATGCTGTTTAAAAAACTAAAACTGTAA
- a CDS encoding C4-type zinc ribbon domain-containing protein yields MDETNEITESENSTSVNENAEQEEQEAKILEYGEENTTKNKKNYTDVLLSLYELTKIDEELAEIEDEKGDLPYRIESLKEKIAVIDEHMSEDKTKLKNFESEEKALTKENKNLEDKVTKYDESKYKAKSNKEYDDITKQIDAMMETIEKNETRLKELKAYQENLVKGILEMSRSNDELKSELKEDVSHLNSLNKQYEDEEIELNEKRKVILDKLSYEHKLLYERINGSLKGEATAIVRKGNCSGCYNSVPPQREIEIRIAEKIFLCQSCGRIMIDEKLIENIQ; encoded by the coding sequence ATGGACGAAACAAACGAAATCACTGAAAGCGAAAACAGCACTTCTGTTAATGAGAATGCAGAGCAAGAGGAACAGGAGGCTAAGATACTTGAATACGGAGAGGAGAACACGACAAAAAATAAGAAGAATTATACTGACGTTTTACTCTCGCTCTATGAACTGACCAAAATTGATGAAGAACTTGCTGAAATTGAAGATGAGAAAGGAGACCTTCCGTACAGGATAGAAAGCCTTAAGGAAAAGATTGCCGTTATTGATGAGCATATGTCAGAAGACAAAACCAAGCTTAAGAATTTTGAATCAGAGGAAAAAGCACTTACTAAGGAGAATAAAAACCTTGAAGATAAAGTAACAAAATACGACGAGTCAAAATACAAAGCTAAGAGTAACAAGGAATACGATGATATAACGAAACAGATTGACGCAATGATGGAAACAATTGAAAAGAACGAGACGAGATTAAAGGAACTTAAAGCATATCAGGAAAATCTGGTTAAAGGAATCCTCGAAATGTCAAGGAGTAATGACGAGTTAAAGAGCGAACTGAAGGAAGACGTCTCCCATCTTAATTCTTTAAACAAGCAGTATGAAGATGAGGAAATAGAGCTAAATGAGAAGAGAAAAGTGATTCTTGATAAACTTTCATATGAGCACAAGTTACTATACGAAAGAATTAACGGCTCATTAAAAGGAGAAGCTACAGCGATTGTAAGAAAAGGCAATTGCAGCGGTTGCTATAACTCAGTACCACCTCAAAGGGAAATTGAGATAAGAATAGCAGAAAAGATTTTCCTTTGTCAATCATGCGGTAGAATTATGATTGATGAAAAACTCATTGAAAATATACAGTAA